CCTGACCCCGGCCCAGGTGCGCGCCCGGCTGGAACCCTACGGCCACACCAATGTCGTCGCCTTCCAGACCCGCAACCCGCTGCACCGCGTGCATGAGGAACTGACCAAGCGGGCAATCGACGAGGTAGACGGCGTCTTGCTGCTGCACCCGGTGGTAGGGATGACCAAGCCCGGCGATGTGGATCACTACACCCGCGTGCGCACCTACATGGCCCTGGCCCAGAATCACTACGACCCCGACCGTATCCTGCTCTCACTCCTGCCGCTGGCCATGCGCATGGCCGGCCCACGCGAGGCCCTGTGGCACGCCATCATCCGCCGTAACCACGGCGCCAACCACCTGATCGTCGGACGCGACCACGCCGGCCCCGGCAATGATTCCAACGGCAAACCGTTCTATGGCCCTTACGACGCCCAGGACCTGGTGAGCCAGTACAGCAAAGAATTGGGCGTGGACATGGTGCCCTTCAAGATGCTGGTCTATCTGCCCGAGGAAGACCGCTATGAGGAAGAGGACAAGGTGGGCAAAGACACGCGCACGGCCTCGATTTCGGGCACGCAGGTGCGCGATAAGTACCTGGCCGCAGGCAAACAGCTGCCAGAGTGGTTCACCCGGCCCGAGGTGGCAGGCATCCTTTCCGAAGCCTACCCCCCCACCCATCGCCAGGGCTTCTGCGTCTGGTTCACCGGTCTCAGCGGCTCCGGCAAATCGGCCACGGCGGACGTTTTGACCGTGCTGCTGCTGGAGCATGGCCGCCAGGTGACGGTGCTGGACGGCAATGTGGTGCGCACCAGCCTGTCCGAGGGCCTGGGCTATGACAAACACGACCGCGATGCCAACGTCCGCCGCATGGGTTTCGTGGCCTCGGAGATCGTGCGCCACGGCGGCGCCATCATCTGCGCCGCGGTCAGCCCCTATCGCGCCACCCGTAACGATGTCCGGGCGGTGGTGGGCAAAGAGGGCTACATCGAGGTCTTCGTCGATACCCCCATCGAAGTCTGCGAAGCGCGCGACACGCAGGGCATGTATGCCAAAGCGCGCCGCGGCGAGATCAAAGGCTTCACCGGCATCGACGACCCCTACGAAGCGCCGCAGCATCCCGAACTGCACCTGGATGGGGCCAACAACATGCCCGAAGACAACGCCCGCCTCATCTTCCAATACCTGCTCGACCGCGGCCTCATCCGTCCCCTCCACCAACAAATTGCCGCCGTCGCTTCCTGACGGCGTCTGAACCCCTCGATCGCACAGAAACTACCCTCGCGCCTGTTTCGTGGTGCGTGTTGCGTGTTTCGTGTTTCGTGCAAATCGCCGACGTTGTTTCACGCATCACGCATCACGCTTCACGCTTCACGCCTCACGCCTCACGCCTCACGCCTCACGCCTCACGCCTCACGCTTCACGTTTCACGCATCACGCCTCACGCCTCACGCCTCACGCCTCACGTTTCACGCAACACGCAACACGCAACACGCAACACATTCCTGCACCCAAATCACACGGAGTCATACAACCTCATGGACCAAACACTGCCCAAAGGATTCACGATCTGGTTCACCGGCCTGTCTGGGGCCGGCAAGAGCACCCTCACCGATCATCTGTACAAAGAACTGCACGACCGCCGCGGCCTGGCCGTGGAGGTGTGGGATGGCGACGTGGTGCGCACCCACCTGAGCAAAGGCCTGGGCTTCAGCAAAGAAGACCGCGACACCAACATCCGCCGCATCGGCTTCGTCTGCGCCAAGCTCACCCGCTACGGCGTCATCAACATCGCCGCCGCCATCAGCCCCTACCGCAACATCCGCGACGAATGCCGCCAGATGGTCGGTTCCGACCAGTTCGTGGAAGTCTTCGTCGATGTGCCGCTCGACACCGCCATCCAGCGCGATGTCAAGGGCCTGTATGCCAAGGCCATCGCCGGCGAAATCCCGCAATTCACCGGCATCAGCGACCCCTACGAGCCGCCGCTGAACCCCGAAGTGGCCGTCAACAGCGCTACCGAGACCGTGGCCCAGTCGGCCCAGAAGATCCTGGACTACTGCGAGCAGGTCGGGCTGCTGCCCAAAAACGGGGCGCAGGGCTAAGTGCACCGGCAGGGCGCCCGACAGGTTTTGTGAGACCTGTCAGGCGCCCTGCTCTGCCTCCAACAAACGCAATTGCCCGGCGTGGACATGGAGCCGCAGGGCGCGGGACAGGAGTTCGGGGGGGAAGTGCTGCCAGTCGGTAGTGGTGACGACGGCCTGGGGGACGCTATTCAGGGCGTCGCGCAGCATGGCGCGGCGGTTGGCGTCCAGTTCCGACATGACATCATCCAGCAGCAAGAGCGGCGCCATGCCCGTGACCGCGGTCATGATCGCGATCTCGGCCATCTTGCTGGCCAGGGCGGCCGTGCGCTGTTGCCCGCGCGAGCCAAAACCACGCAGGTTGCGCTCGCCCAGGTAAAAGCCCAGGTCATCGCGGTGCGGCCCCACCAGCGTCAGCCCCGCCGCCAGGTCGCGGCTCCGGCCGTGGTGCAGGTGGCTGAGATAGACGGCGCGCACGGCCTCCGGCGTCAGGTCGTCGTAACGAACGCCGGCCATCTCGTCCTCAGGGGCAGGGGAACCGGGCTGCGGCGGCCGGCCAGGGTCGAAGCTGGGCAGATAGCGCAGTTGCAGGCGCTCGTAGCCGCCGCTCAGATCCAGGTGGATCAAGCTCGCCTCGCGTTCGATGGCGTTGATCAGCCACTGCCGCCGTGTGACCACCAGCCCGGCGGTTTCGGCCAGCTTTTCATCCCAGAAACGCAGCTGGGCGGCGGCGTCGCGGCTGTTTTGCAGGCCCCGCAGCAGGGCGTTGCGCTGTTCCAGGGCCTTGTTGAACTGGCTCAACGCCCGGCAATAGGCGTGGTCGATCTGGCAGAGGGCGATGTCGAGATAGCGGCGGCGCTCGCCCGGCGATCCCGACACCAGATCGACATCCTCCGGCCGGAAGAACACCACCAGCAGCAACCCCACCAGATCCAGCGCCCGTCGCGGCACGTTGTTGATCCGCACCTGTTTGCGCAGCCCGCCGTTGCCCGCGGCCCCCGGCATCAGGGTGATGTCCACCCGCTCCAGCCGGTCGCCGCGCTTCAGGTCGGCGGCCAGGCGGGCATAGGGGAACGGCTCTTGCTGCGCCAGCCAGTTCACCAGTTCGGCGTCGGCGCTGGTGCGCGGCGACTTGCTCGTCGCCAGATAGGCCACCGCCTCCAGCAGATTGCTCTTGCCCTGGGCGTTGTCGCCCTGCACAATCGTCAACCCCGGCGGCAGGCTCAGTTCCAGACGCACATAATTGCGGTAATTCGTCAGCGACAGGCGTTGCAGCAGCATGGACGCAGCTTAGCACAGACGCCGGACAGTTGCGAACTGTTGGGGGCCATCTTCTATAATGGGCGGCATGGACACATCTTCTCCTTCAACCACGTTGCTCGTCGTCCGCCACGGCGAGACCGCCGCCAATGTCAGCGGCGCCTGGCAAGGCTCGACCGACAGCCCTCTCACCGAACGCGGCCGTCTGCAGGCAGAACTCCTGGCCCAGCGGCTGGCCGCCGAAGGCCGCGCCGTGGCCGCCATCCACACCAGCCCCCTCGGCCGCGCCCGCCAGACGGCTGAAATCCTGGCCGCCAGGCTGGGCCATCCCTCCATCCTCCCCGACCCCGGCCTGGCCGAGTTCCACCTGGGCGAATGGGAGGGCCTGAGCTACGACGCCCTCCGCTTCGAGAAGCGCCTCTGGACCCGCATGGCCGCCGATCCTCATTTCACGGCGCCGGGCGGCGAATCGGCCGCCGCCTTTGCCATGCGGCTGGTGGCCTCGTTTGGCGCCATCGCTGGCCAGCACCCCGGCCAGACCGTGGTCATCGTCAGCCACGGCGGGGCCATCGCCACCGCCCTGGCCATGTTGGTGGCGGGGGATGGCGGGCGCTGGCTCGAATTCCAGATGGCAAACTGCGGCCTGAGCGAGGTAGCCTGGGGCGAACGGCCGCAGCTGGTGCGCCTGAACGATACGACCCATCTGAACGGCGCCGCCAAACCCCAAAGCTGGGGAGCGGAATGACGCCCGCATGTTCCTCTT
The Caldilineales bacterium genome window above contains:
- a CDS encoding bifunctional sulfate adenylyltransferase/adenylylsulfate kinase; protein product: MEPCIMAVAKNHSLITPYGGKLIDLMVADDDLPALRAYASTLPSVKISARTECDLEMLATGAFSPLDRFMGKADYQRVLDEMRLANGSLFPIPITLPVDPAPDLQIGRDVALRGANNDLLAVMTIEEMYEWNREEEALKVYGSTDLRHPTVAEMHRWGPINLSGPLRVLQLPAHYDFKDLRLTPAQVRARLEPYGHTNVVAFQTRNPLHRVHEELTKRAIDEVDGVLLLHPVVGMTKPGDVDHYTRVRTYMALAQNHYDPDRILLSLLPLAMRMAGPREALWHAIIRRNHGANHLIVGRDHAGPGNDSNGKPFYGPYDAQDLVSQYSKELGVDMVPFKMLVYLPEEDRYEEEDKVGKDTRTASISGTQVRDKYLAAGKQLPEWFTRPEVAGILSEAYPPTHRQGFCVWFTGLSGSGKSATADVLTVLLLEHGRQVTVLDGNVVRTSLSEGLGYDKHDRDANVRRMGFVASEIVRHGGAIICAAVSPYRATRNDVRAVVGKEGYIEVFVDTPIEVCEARDTQGMYAKARRGEIKGFTGIDDPYEAPQHPELHLDGANNMPEDNARLIFQYLLDRGLIRPLHQQIAAVAS
- a CDS encoding histidine phosphatase family protein, whose product is MDTSSPSTTLLVVRHGETAANVSGAWQGSTDSPLTERGRLQAELLAQRLAAEGRAVAAIHTSPLGRARQTAEILAARLGHPSILPDPGLAEFHLGEWEGLSYDALRFEKRLWTRMAADPHFTAPGGESAAAFAMRLVASFGAIAGQHPGQTVVIVSHGGAIATALAMLVAGDGGRWLEFQMANCGLSEVAWGERPQLVRLNDTTHLNGAAKPQSWGAE
- a CDS encoding DNA replication/repair protein RecF, with translation MLLQRLSLTNYRNYVRLELSLPPGLTIVQGDNAQGKSNLLEAVAYLATSKSPRTSADAELVNWLAQQEPFPYARLAADLKRGDRLERVDITLMPGAAGNGGLRKQVRINNVPRRALDLVGLLLVVFFRPEDVDLVSGSPGERRRYLDIALCQIDHAYCRALSQFNKALEQRNALLRGLQNSRDAAAQLRFWDEKLAETAGLVVTRRQWLINAIEREASLIHLDLSGGYERLQLRYLPSFDPGRPPQPGSPAPEDEMAGVRYDDLTPEAVRAVYLSHLHHGRSRDLAAGLTLVGPHRDDLGFYLGERNLRGFGSRGQQRTAALASKMAEIAIMTAVTGMAPLLLLDDVMSELDANRRAMLRDALNSVPQAVVTTTDWQHFPPELLSRALRLHVHAGQLRLLEAEQGA
- the cysC gene encoding adenylyl-sulfate kinase is translated as MQIADVVSRITHHASRFTPHASRLTPHASRLTLHVSRITPHASRLTPHVSRNTQHATRNTFLHPNHTESYNLMDQTLPKGFTIWFTGLSGAGKSTLTDHLYKELHDRRGLAVEVWDGDVVRTHLSKGLGFSKEDRDTNIRRIGFVCAKLTRYGVINIAAAISPYRNIRDECRQMVGSDQFVEVFVDVPLDTAIQRDVKGLYAKAIAGEIPQFTGISDPYEPPLNPEVAVNSATETVAQSAQKILDYCEQVGLLPKNGAQG